A DNA window from Patescibacteria group bacterium contains the following coding sequences:
- a CDS encoding DUF11 domain-containing protein produces MKIFKNTIKFSVISSILFLGVFLFSQQVLAQSGGVEIIFESKPLFSDLNILPGDESTKWVSVKNNEAEDLNVKVEVDSYWDDDSLAKQMRIVINSGVDIYYDETLEQFFSDGEASLSSVLAGSKKVYDSTISFLDATGNDYQGKSLEFNISISAVSESGETQKVSSTGSRGTLFTQKEDLPLVLGEEGEPELLIEKKSSIYLVESGDQVEYTINIENIGNLAAYGVILNDTLPEGFSFSSTGSNEKVWNLGNVYTDEFKTITYLVDVSDGVSAGIYTNVASVLASNHEKIETSSNVEVELENVKVLGIEYELPATGFRFSEFLILISAFFTFYFLAIYFKRNVEKNS; encoded by the coding sequence ATGAAAATATTTAAAAATACAATTAAATTTTCAGTAATAAGCTCAATATTATTTTTGGGAGTATTTTTGTTTTCACAACAAGTCTTAGCTCAGAGTGGTGGTGTTGAAATTATTTTTGAAAGTAAGCCGTTGTTTAGTGATTTAAATATTTTACCTGGTGATGAAAGTACCAAATGGGTTAGTGTTAAAAACAATGAAGCAGAAGATTTAAATGTAAAAGTAGAAGTTGATTCTTATTGGGACGATGACTCATTGGCAAAACAAATGAGAATTGTTATTAATTCTGGTGTCGATATTTACTATGATGAAACCTTGGAGCAATTTTTTAGTGACGGAGAAGCTAGCCTTTCCAGTGTTTTAGCAGGTTCAAAAAAAGTATATGATTCTACAATAAGTTTCCTGGATGCGACTGGAAATGATTATCAAGGTAAATCATTAGAATTTAATATTTCCATTTCTGCAGTAAGTGAATCAGGTGAGACCCAAAAGGTTTCTTCTACTGGAAGTAGGGGAACACTATTTACTCAGAAAGAAGATCTTCCGCTCGTATTGGGAGAAGAGGGAGAACCAGAATTACTTATTGAAAAGAAATCATCAATTTACCTTGTTGAATCCGGTGATCAAGTCGAATATACTATTAATATTGAAAATATAGGTAATCTCGCAGCTTACGGCGTAATTTTGAATGATACTTTGCCAGAAGGTTTTTCTTTTTCAAGTACGGGAAGTAATGAAAAAGTATGGAATCTTGGCAATGTTTATACTGATGAATTCAAAACTATTACATATTTAGTTGATGTTTCTGATGGTGTTTCAGCTGGAATATATACAAATGTAGCCAGTGTTCTAGCATCGAACCATGAAAAGATAGAAACTAGCTCAAATGTTGAAGTTGAGCTTGAAAATGTAAAAGTTCTAGGAATAGAATATGAACTTCCTGCGACTGGCTTTAGATTTTCAGAATTTTTAATATTAATTTCAGCATTTTTTACTTTTTACTTTCTTGCGATATATTTTAAAAGAAATGTAGAGAAGAATAGTTAA
- a CDS encoding lamin tail domain-containing protein — protein sequence MKVDGNKKLNCSKRKSLNTLEFSISERVSGLMEAREVQKNIHIKNNEDLKIIIPARIESNINQGIEMKNLIHGVAKAYFRMMTKTVAMFLMVAINWVALSNIGNTISYFSDIEESKDNYIAAANLNFDLYSQDNFFPAVTPDMSTEREIVVQNGGELDMDYKGSIDFEDESEILCSELYLEMKMNGLTIYDGMLADFELYGLNMNSEDSDTFSFEVNINSDDNIYWSKTCEFDFVFTGDQEEVSGFSDREVISNIVLSGVWEIPPEIGEGDVVINEIMWMGSEDDAGTKHSGDEWIELRNMTDHEINIGIWEIDELRTGGRTYMIPASRRIPANGYFLIASHPGKSHHSDIAVPMNQPNSSLDYIDDYSENGQIVLKDSDGNIIDSTPVPGSSDWPVGVNEVGEKWSMERNLTPGDGGDVESWHTCDPSIMTSTDLETMQSYWNVDAQLYNCGTPGHINLSKNDPSADDYEPLLLRQTAVELPVAEETPVDGDGEDEQNKQEDEEGEAVGEEKEEGEDEENLSQELAEEQPADELSTEDPSDTPEEETSSEETTGEEDEEEHTPPPRHPSQEGNIEGGEETDEGDEGEGVEEGEGVEEGDGAEEGDGASIEEPVDKLSTEEPADTSEKQTPADETPEEKPAPAPEEAVEPTPPTPVDVE from the coding sequence ATGAAAGTAGACGGGAATAAAAAATTGAATTGTAGTAAAAGAAAAAGTTTGAATACTTTGGAGTTTTCTATTTCCGAAAGAGTTAGTGGTTTGATGGAGGCTAGGGAGGTTCAGAAAAATATTCATATAAAAAACAACGAAGATTTAAAAATTATAATTCCTGCAAGAATAGAGTCAAACATAAATCAAGGAATAGAAATGAAAAATCTCATTCATGGTGTTGCTAAGGCATATTTTAGAATGATGACAAAAACAGTAGCTATGTTTTTGATGGTTGCGATAAATTGGGTTGCTTTATCAAATATTGGTAATACAATTTCTTATTTTAGTGATATTGAAGAATCAAAAGATAATTATATTGCAGCTGCTAACTTAAATTTTGATCTATATTCTCAAGACAATTTTTTCCCAGCAGTTACCCCAGACATGAGCACTGAACGTGAAATAGTTGTTCAGAATGGCGGTGAGTTGGATATGGACTACAAGGGTAGTATTGATTTTGAAGATGAGAGTGAAATATTGTGCAGTGAGCTTTATTTGGAAATGAAAATGAATGGACTGACTATTTATGATGGGATGCTTGCCGATTTTGAGTTGTACGGTTTGAATATGAATTCAGAGGATAGCGATACGTTTTCATTTGAGGTAAATATAAATAGTGATGATAATATATATTGGTCAAAAACATGTGAATTCGATTTTGTTTTTACGGGTGACCAAGAAGAGGTAAGTGGATTTAGTGATAGAGAGGTTATTTCAAATATTGTTCTTAGTGGTGTTTGGGAGATTCCTCCAGAAATTGGAGAAGGAGATGTTGTGATAAACGAAATTATGTGGATGGGAAGTGAAGATGATGCTGGTACAAAACACAGTGGTGATGAATGGATAGAGCTTCGAAATATGACAGATCATGAAATAAATATTGGAATATGGGAAATCGATGAGCTAAGAACAGGGGGCAGAACATATATGATACCAGCCAGCAGGAGAATTCCAGCTAATGGATACTTCTTGATTGCAAGCCACCCAGGGAAAAGCCATCATTCAGATATTGCAGTTCCGATGAATCAACCAAATTCTAGCCTAGACTATATTGATGATTATAGTGAAAATGGACAAATTGTTTTGAAGGATAGTGATGGAAATATTATTGATAGTACACCTGTTCCAGGATCTAGTGATTGGCCAGTAGGGGTAAATGAGGTTGGAGAAAAATGGTCAATGGAGAGAAATTTGACACCTGGTGATGGCGGTGATGTTGAAAGTTGGCATACATGTGACCCGAGTATAATGACTTCAACTGATTTAGAAACAATGCAATCTTATTGGAATGTAGACGCTCAACTTTATAACTGTGGAACGCCTGGACATATTAATTTATCAAAAAATGATCCAAGTGCGGATGATTATGAGCCCCTTCTATTAAGACAGACAGCAGTAGAACTTCCCGTAGCTGAAGAAACTCCAGTAGATGGTGATGGCGAAGATGAACAGAATAAACAAGAAGATGAAGAGGGAGAAGCAGTGGGCGAAGAAAAAGAGGAAGGAGAGGATGAGGAAAATCTATCGCAAGAACTCGCAGAGGAACAACCAGCAGATGAATTATCTACTGAGGATCCTTCTGATACTCCAGAAGAAGAAACCTCGAGTGAGGAAACTACGGGTGAAGAAGATGAAGAAGAACACACCCCGCCCCCTAGGCACCCCTCTCAAGAGGGGAATATAGAAGGTGGTGAAGAAACTGACGAAGGTGACGAAGGTGAAGGAGTTGAAGAAGGTGAAGGAGTTGAAGAAGGTGATGGAGCTGAAGAAGGTGATGGAGCGTCGATAGAAGAACCTGTAGACAAATTATCTACTGAGGAGCCTGCTGATACTTCTGAAAAACAAACTCCGGCAGACGAAACCCCAGAAGAAAAACCAGCACCTGCACCGGAAGAAGCTGTTGAACCAACACCACCAACACCAGTTGATGTAGAATAA
- a CDS encoding signal peptidase I, whose protein sequence is MKKVLKTIQVVFFSLIVVIGVVLLVSILPITGNLKVFVVLSGSMEPAIKTGSVIVAKPVADYKIGDIITFGKNTRTETPTTHRIVEILNDDGDISYTTKGDANNAADNNKIAKDKVIGKVFLDVPYLGYAISTAKKPYGFLFLIVVPALIIVYGEGEKIWKEAQKIRKGKNPSRSLRDETDESLSRDSDENVKE, encoded by the coding sequence ATGAAAAAAGTTCTAAAGACAATTCAAGTAGTATTTTTTTCACTGATAGTAGTTATCGGTGTAGTGCTTCTTGTGTCAATTTTGCCTATTACCGGGAACCTCAAAGTGTTTGTGGTTCTTTCTGGTTCAATGGAACCGGCGATAAAGACTGGGAGTGTGATTGTCGCTAAACCAGTTGCTGATTATAAAATTGGAGATATTATTACTTTTGGGAAAAATACAAGAACCGAAACTCCAACAACTCACAGAATAGTTGAAATATTAAATGATGATGGAGATATAAGTTATACAACGAAGGGTGACGCTAATAATGCAGCAGATAATAATAAAATTGCCAAAGATAAGGTTATTGGAAAAGTATTTTTAGATGTTCCATATCTTGGGTATGCTATTAGTACGGCTAAAAAGCCCTATGGTTTTTTGTTTTTAATAGTTGTACCAGCTTTAATTATAGTTTATGGAGAAGGTGAGAAGATCTGGAAAGAAGCTCAGAAAATAAGAAAAGGTAAAAATCCATCCAGGTCTCTTCGAGACGAGACGGATGAATCGCTCTCACGCGATTCAGATGAAAATGTAAAAGAATAA